TCCTCCACCCGCACCGGGTAGCGCCATTCCAGGATCTCGGGGTCGGTGAGGCGGGAGTTGGTCATGTGCGTCTGTACGGCATCCGCGCCGTCGAAGCCGTCGCCCGCGCCGGAGCCGGAGGCGACGGTCTCGTAGTACTGCACGTGATCGTTGCCGAAGGACAGGTTGTTCATGGTGCCGGAGCCCTCGGCCTGAGCACCCAGCACGGCGTACAGGGCACCGGTGACGGCCTGGGATGTCTCGACGTTGCCGGCGACGGTGGCTGCCGGGTGGACCGGAGCGAGCATGCAGCCGACGGGGATACGGACGTCGAGTGGCTTGAGGCAGCCGCTGTTGAGGGGGATGTCGTCGGCGACCAAGGTGCGGAAGACGTACAGCACGGCAGCCATGACGACGGACGTGGGGGCGTTGGTGTTGCCGGACTGCTGGGGTGAGGTTCCGGTGAAGTCCAGTACGGCGCTGCGGGTTTCGTGGTCGACGCGCAGGGCGACCTGGATGATGGCGCCGTTGTCCGTCTCATAGCGGTGTTCGCCGTCGTGGAGGGTGGCGATGATACGGCGCACGGACTCCTCAGCGTTGTCCTGGACGTGCCGCATGTAGGCGTGGACGACGTCGAGCCCGAACTGGTCGATCACTACGCGCAGTTCGTGGATGCCCTTGTTGTTGGCGGCGATCTGGGCACGCAGGTCGGCGAGGTTGGTCTCCGGGTCGCGCGACGGGTAGCGGGCGCCCAGCAGCAGGTCGCGGGTTTCGGTCTCGCGGAAGTGTCCGTCCCGCACGAGCAGCCAGTTGTCGAACAGGACGCCCTCCTCGTCGATGGTGGTGCTGAAGGCGGGCATCGATCCGGGGCTGATGCCGCCGATCTCGGCGTGGTGGCCGCGCGAGGCGACAAGGAAGAGCAGCCGCTTGCCCGTCTCGTCGAAGACCGGGGTGACGACGGTGATGTCGGGCAGGTGAGTGCCGCCGTGGTAGGGGTCGTTGATGGCATAGACGTCGCCGGGCCTCAGTGAGCCGGAGTTGCGGCGCAGCACCTCCTTGATGGACTCGCCCATCGATCCCAGGTGGACGGGGATGTGGGGCGCGTTGGCGATGAGATTGCCGTCTGGGTCGAACAGGGCGCAGGAGAAGTCGAGGCGCTCCTTGATGTTGACCGAGTGGGCCGTGCTCCCGAGTCGTACACCCATCTGCTCGGCGACGGACATGAAGAGGTTGTTGAAGACTTCCAGCATCACCGGGTCGACGGTGGTGCCGACCGCCGTACGGGATGGGCGGGGCCGGGAGCGGGTGAGGACGAGGTCGCCGTGCTCGTCGGCCGTGGCGCGCCACCCGGGGTCGACGACCGTGGTCTCGTTCGCCTCGGCGATGATCGCCGGACCCTCGACCGCGTCCTGCGGGCGGATGTCCTCGCGTCGGTACAGCCGCGTGGGCTGCCAGACACTCTCGGTGAACATCCGTACCACGGAGGCGGGTTGGAGTCCGCCGGCCCGCGGCGGCAGTACGGGGGTGGCGGCGGTACGTGGGCCGGAGGAACCGGTGGCCTCGACCGCGATGGCCTCGACGACCAGCGGCTTGCTCATGGTGAAGCCGTAGCGGTCCCGGTGATCGCGTTCGAAGGCAGCCCTCATGTCCTCGGCCGGGCCCAACGGCACGGGCAGCGAGAAGTCCGTGCCCTCGTAGCGCAGCAGCGCGCGGGCGGTCGTACGGACGGTGGCGTCCGGCACACCGTCCTCGCGCAGCTGGATGCGTGCCTGTTCCTCCAGTTCCGCGCGGACGGCTTCGACATGGTCTGCTGCCTCCGGCCGGTCGAGGGGGGTCTCGATGGAGCGTTCGCGCAGCGCGAGCGCGTCCGCCATCCCGATGCCGTAGGCGGACAGCACCCCGGCGAGCGGTGGGATCAGGACGGTGTCGATGCCAAGCCGGTCGGCGACCGCGCAGGCGTGCTGGCCGCCCGCGCCCCCGAATCCGACCAGCGCGTAGCGGGTGATGTCGCGGCCGCGCTGGACGGAAATCTTCTTCACCGCGTTCGCGATGTTGAGGACGGCGATGTCGAGGAAGCCCGCCGCGACCTCCTCCAGGCTGCGGCGTCGTCCGGTCTCGACGGCGGTCTGCTGGGCGAGCTCGGTGAAACGCGCACGGACCGCCGCCTCGTCCAGCGGCTGGTCGCCGTCCTTCCCGAACACTTGTGGGAAATAGGCGGGTTGGACACGGCCGAGCATGACATTGGCGTCGGTGACGGTCAGCGGCCCGCCGCGGCGGTAGCAGACCGGGCCGGGGTCGGCACCGGCCGAGTCCGGCCCGACGCGGTAGCGCATCCCGTCGAAGTGCAGGACGGATCCGCCGCCCGCGGCGACGGTGTGGATGTCGGTCATCGGCGCCCGCATCCGTACGCCGGCCACCTGGGTGCCCAGTACCCGTTCGATCTCGCCCGCGTAGTGGGACACGTCGGTCGAGGTGCCGCCCATGTCGAAGCCGATCACCGTGGTGTGGCCGGCGCGCCTCGCGGCGCGGGCCATGCCCACGACGCCGCCCGCCGGGCCGGAGAGCACGGCGTCCTTGCCCCTGAAATGGCCGGCCTCCCGCAGACCTCCGCCGGACTGCATGAACATCAGCCGCACACCGCTCAGTTCAGTGGCCACTTGGTCCACGTAGCGGCGCAGGATGGGCGAAAGGTAGGCGTCGACCACCGTCGTGTCGCCCCGCGGTACCAGCTTGATCAGCGGGCTTACCTCGTGCGAACAGCTCACCTGCCGATAGCCGATCGAAAGGGCCGCCTCAGCCACGGCACTCTCGTGATCCGGGTAGCGGTAGCCGTGCAGGAAGACGACCGCGGCACTGCGGAACCCGTCCACGTACGCCGACGCCAGCGCCTCGCGCGCGGCGTCCAGGTCGAGCGGACGGACGAGTTCGCCGCGCGCGCTCACCCGCTCCTCCACCTCGATCACCCGGTCGTACAAGGCCTCCGGAAGGAGGATGCGGCGGTCGAAGATGTGCGGGCGGTTCTGGTAGGCGATCCGCAGGGCATCCCGGAAACCCCGAGTGATCACGAGAACGGTGGGCTCGCCGGTGTGTGTCAGCAGCGCGTTGGTGGCGACGGTGGTGCCCATCTTCACCACCTCGATCCGGTCGGCCGGAATCGGCTCGTCCGCCTCCAGGCCCAACCCCAGGCGGATCCCGGCGACCGCCGCGTCCCGGTACGCCTCCGGCCGATCCGACAGCAGCTTGCGGCTGACCACCTCGGAATCCGGCGTCACCGCCACGACATCGGTGAAAGTGCCACCACGGTCGATCCAGAACTGCCAGCGACCAGCCATAGGCCCATTGTGCGCTCCCCGCTGTGCGGTGCGATGTTCGGCCGGCACGATGTCCCCCAGCCGCAGCTCGACCACCTGCGGCGAGCCTCGCCTCGACCATGGCGTGGCGCAGGAGCTGTCGGGCCCAGACGGTGCGACAACCTGGTGGCGTACGAGGTCTCGCCCTCCCGGGTGGGGCCGAAGACCGCTCCGATCACGGCCCGGGTGCCGGTCCCGACCAGCGTCATCAGCTCGACCTGCGGATAGCTGCCGTGCGGGCACCGCCCCAGCCAGCCCCGGTTGCACTCGCTGTCAGGCACCTTGATCGAGCTGCAGCCGTCGAACGACACCGTCCGATGCGGGCCGAACCGCACCCCGGCGTGGTCGGCTGGGCCAGCGGCCCGGCCAGCACCTCGAACAACGCCCGCACCGCCACGCTGCCGAGTCTGCAGCGCAGATCACGTAGCGCTTTCGTGCTCGGGCAGACGATCGGCATCCCCGGCAGGCTGGGGGCCGCTCGTCCCAGACCAGCCGATAGCCGATCTCGGGAACGGGCACATCGCCAGGAGCAAGCAGACGCCCACCTGCGAGGGCAGATCACGCAACCGCCGCTGCACGGTCCTGGCCTCGGACAAGACCGCGTCGACCAGCTCGGACGGCATGAACGGCGTCAGTTCTCCCAGATGTCCGGGAGCGAACCGGCCCTCGGCCACAGTCACCGTACGGGTGATGGCTGTCAGCGCCGACGTCGAGACCCAATGAACAGGCAACGGAGCGTCTTGCGGGACAAGCTGTCTTGGACGACTGCCCTGTACCAACGAGCTCCGTTGCTCCACGTCAAGACCCCGTCAACGCCCCTTGCGTGACCGCCGGGTAAGGTTTTGACCCGTGGATCACCACGGGCGTGCGCGACCAACTGCTGGTCCAGGGCGTCGATCGGCTCTTTGAGAGCGTCCATCAGGACCAGAAGATCGTCGACCACGCGGCGCGAGGCGTCCGGCAGGTCCAAGCCGTCGAGCCAGAGGCGTCCCGGAGCGGTGAAGTAGCTGCGGGAGTGGTCGCAGCCGTAGTCTGCCAGGACGGCATGGACACGGTTGCGCAGGAGCGTGCACAGAAGCACCAGCTACTGACCTTGCTGGCGTGATGTCGTCAGGGTGAGGCCGGTTTCGGCGAGACACCCATCGATGAGTTTGCTGCGGTACTGGATCTCGCGCAGGCCATGTCGAAGGGTGCGCATCAGGTGGTCGGGATCGGCGAAAGCGGTGTTGGCCTGGCTGCTGCGTCGCAGCAGTGACCAGATGCCCTCGACGGGGTTCAGGTCTGGTGCATAGGCCGGCAGGAAGTAGCAGATGACCCAGTCGTGGGTGTCGATGAACTCCTGTAGCCGGGCGTCTTTGTGCACGTTGAGGTTGTCCCAGACGAGCACGATCGGCGCGCCGAGCTGCTGGTGGGCGGCGATCAGCAGGTCGCGGTAATCGGTCCAGGCGAAGCTGCGTCTGCCGCCCCGCTTGTGATCGATGTGGCGCTTGGGCCGGTAGATCAGGCGTGAGGGTTCGCCCTGCTTGTAGCAGGCCAGAGCGGCGATGGAGAAGCGGCGCTGGGAGCGCCCCCGGACCCGGATGAGGGGTGTGTGTCCGCGCCTGGCCCAGGTGCGGGTGGTGGGCGGCGTCATCGAGAAGCCGGCTTCGTCTTCGAAGCACAGCCAGGCCCCGAGCGCCGCCACGGCGTTTCCACCTGGGGCCAGGTCTCCTTCACCCAGCCGGTGACGGCTTCCTCGTTGCGCTCCAGAGCACGGCGGGCGGGGACCTGGTGGCTGAAGCCGTGCCGGTGCAGCATCTGCGCGATGGCCGAGAGCGTCATGCTCTTGTGGAAGCGGCGCCCGATCAGCGTTTTGATCCGCGCCAGCGTCCACGTCTGGTCCGGCCAACCGTGCGCGACCGGCCCCTTGGCCAGCTCCTGCTCGAGCACAGTGAACAGTGCCTCACTCAGCTTGGGCCTGGACGCCGGCCCCTTTGACTCCAGGGCCGGCGTTCCGCCGTGCTCCCATGTCTGGTGCCACCGCTGTACCGAGCGCACGCTGACCCGTAACTGCTGGGCGATGGTGGCATTGTCGTGTCCCAGGGCGAATAACTCGGCCGCCTGCATCCGGATGTGCTCGCGAAACGCCCGTCGCTCCGCGGTCAGCCCGCCCCCTTGCGGATACCTCATGTGACCGGCCTACCGCGACAACCACCACTTGTCAGCCACGACATCACGCCAACAAGGTCAGTAACCGCGGTGGCGTAGCAGAGCCCGTTGCCGGCGCACCTGGAGCGGGGCGATCCACGCCTCCGGCAGCAGATCCGCACGCAGCAGCTGGCCGAGGGTCGCCGCGTCGACCTTGTCGTTCTTCAGCCGTGCGGAGGCGATGGCTTTGCATAGCAGCGGGTGTACCTGGTGCGGCTCGAAGCCGTGGTCCTCCAGCAGTTCCACCGGCCAGACCCAGTCGTAGGCGGCCTCGAAGGCTGCCGGGGCTCCGATCGGAAGATCCCCGTTCACCGAGAGTATCGTCTCGACCCCGTTGGGCACGTTCTGATTCACCTGCACCCCACCATCGTGATCAACGATCGCGATCTGTGAGTGCTTGCGGTGCACGTCGATGCCGACGCAGACCGACATTGAGGGCCTCCTTTCCGAGCACGTATCGGACCCGGAAGCAGAATCAACCGGGCTGTGCAGGGAAAGGGGGCCCGGTCCTCATAGAGGCAGGTCAACGAGGCCCAGCCGGCCAGCGCTGCAGGTCGCGGGTCTCGCTGGTCTCTTCAGGGACATGAGGGAGTTCGTCGATGCGGCGCCCGGAGGTCCTCGGCACGCCGTCGCCGTCGCGGGGGCCGTCGTCGTACGTCGGTTCCGCGCCGTCGACAGCGCGCTGCGGGATGCGGTGCCTCCTGGAGTGTGGTCCGTTCACTGGCGAGTTCGGTGGTCGGCCGACCGGCCGTCCGTCAATGCCGTCCGCCGAGAAAATCGAGGATGTGACCGAAGACGTCCAGGGCGGCGCCCCGGCCCAGGAACGTGTCCAGGTGGCCGTAACCGGGGATCTCGGTGTAGGACACGTCCAACTGGGGCTGCCGGTGGGCGAGTACGTCGTGGCAGAGCCGCTGGGAGTCCAGCCACAGCCCGTTCTCGCTGCCGGCGAGCAGCAGCACGGGGGTGTCGATACGGCCGGCCGCGTCCAGCGCATTGGGCGGCAGGGCACGGTAGCGGTGGTCGGTGTCATGCCAGCGGACCACGCTGCGGGCCAGCTCGATGCGGCGCAGGTGGGGCAGGATCCACAGCGGCGCGGGGCCGAGGAGGTCGGCGAGGCGGTCGTGGGTGGCCTCGGGCAGGTTCTCGTGCACGAAGAGCGAGGCGCCCGTGCCCCAGGCGGAGTTGTGCAGGATCTGGCAGGTCGGATCCGGGCAGCTCGCCTTCCGTGACGCCAGTGCGAACAGCGGGGTGTACTTCGACCACAGGCCCACCTTGCGGAAGTCGACCGGGATGTGGTCGATCCGATGCTTCAGCAGTTCCCCCGCCAGCGACATCCGCAGCGATGTCCGGCCGGCGAGCTTAGGCGTCAGGAACACACCCTGGGAGACGACGCCGGCGAGGCCCGGCACCAGTCCCGCCGCCATGCTCAGGGACAGCGTGAGCGAGCCGATGCAGTGGGCGACCACGAACAGCGGGCGGTCGCCCGTGCGCTCACGGACGTAACTGACGGCCGCGGGGATGTCGTACAGGGCCACGTCGTCGTACGTGTACCTCTGGCCGGTCTCGTTGTACGGCAGCCGGCAGCTGCCCCGCCAGTCCAGCAGCCAGGGCTCGTAGCCTTCGTCGAGGAGGACGTCGACCAGGTTGCGGGTCTCCGGAAGCAGGAACATGTCGGCGGACGCGGTGTGTCCGTGCAGGAGCAGCACGGCGGGGCGGTCCGTGGCGCCGGTGTCGATGCGGGTCAGGCCGAGGCGGACGCCGTCGTCCGCCCGGAAGGGGATCTCCTCGACCCGGGCCGGGTCGAGGCGGTGGTGCAGCGGGCGCAGGGCCGCAGTCGTCCTGATCCGGGGCAGCGCCGGCCGGCCGGCGCGGAAGGTGGTCGTCCTGAAGATCATCGGTGGTGCTCCGTGAGGGTCGGGGTACGGCGCAGGTCGAGCAGGTCCGCGGCGGCGCGGGCGAAGGGGCCGAGCAGGCCTCGGCTCATCTCCAGGCCGAACCAGGCGAGCCAGGTCAGCTTGGCGGCCCGCTTCTCCTGGCTGGTCAGACGCGGGTCGACCTTGATGCCGTCGATCTGGTCGCGGACGTAGGAGTCCGCGGGCACGACGACCTCGCCCGCCAGGCTCGCCGGTTCGTCCTCGCGGCCGATCCGCACGGTCAGCGCGCGGGTCTGCCGCCACAGGTCGCGGCGGGCCCGGGCGTACTTGTGGCCCTCCAGCCACCAGTGGCCGCCGTCGGCGTCACGCAACCGCAGCCGGTAGCGCAGGAGTTGGTGCCTGAGCCCGTGCTGCTGCGGGATCCCCTCCTCGGGGCGGATCCACAGGTCGCCGCGCTCGACGGTCAGTGGCTCGGGATGTACGGCGGTGCAGACGACCTCGCCGGTCACGTCCACCCGGCGCTCCTTCACCAGCTGGTACATGCTCGCGATGGAGAGGGTGAGCGCCATGGAGCAGGGGCTGTCGGCGGGGGCGCCGACCGGTCCCACGCTGCCCTCTGTCGTCTCCGGGAACCACAGGTAGGGCTGGTCGTCCTTGTGCGGCAGCCTGGCGAGGCCGTCCTGGGCGAGCCGCTCGAAGGTCCTCAGCTGGGCCTGCGCGTCGTAGCGGGCCGCGGGCGGCAGCCCGAGAGCCTCGACCAGCGCAGCGGTGCGTGCGCCTCCGGCCGCCGGGCCCTTCAGGGTCGCCTCGCACAGCTTGAGGGCGGTGGGGCTCTGCAACACCCTGCTCAGGAAGGCGAGTTCGGGGACCGGTTCGGCCTCCAGGCGGGCCAGGGCGTCGGTGCGCCACCCGTCCCAGTCCTGGACGCGCACGTGCATCCCTCCGAACGCCATGTCACGGACGACGTCGTCGAGGGTGTTGGGCACGCCGGTGAGGTGGTAGTCGTAGCCCCAGGCGTCGGGCTCGCAGATCGCGGCTACGGCGACCCGGCTCACCCAGTCCACCGGGGCCGCGTTCAGGTGGCGGAAGGCGGGTACGGTGCGGAAGCGGCCGAAGGCCGAGATCAGGCCGCTGCTGAGGTCCTGCGGGTTGTAGGCGCCGGTCTTCGTGTGGCCGCCGATGCCGCCGGGGCGCAGCGCGGTGACGACCAGGCCGTGGTCGCGGGCACGGCGCAGGGCGACCTCGGCGGCCCACTTCGACTGGTCGTAGCCCGAGACGAGCCGGTCGGCGTGGGCGAGTGGGTCGTCCTCGCCCATGGAGGTGATGCCGACCTCGTTGAAGACGGCGATCGAGGAGATGTGGTGCAGCGGCTTGGGCCGGCCGGTGGCCGCGAGCTCGGCCAGAGTGAGCGTACCGAGGACGTTGCTCGCCCGCAGCGACTGGTAGCCGCGCAGGAAATCCACGGCCGCGGCGACGCCGACGACGCTGTCCAGTTCGTGGGCAAGCGTGTGCCACAGTTCGTCGGACAGGCCGAGCCGCGGCCGCCGGATGTCGCCGGGCAGCACGGTCACCCGGCGCCGCACCTCCGACGACCAGGGCAGCCGGTAACTCCTCAGCGCCTCGCCGAGCCGGGCGACGGCGGCCTCTTCGTCGGCCGCGCGCACCAGGCAAGAGACATGCGCGTCGCTGTGCCGGAGCAGGTCGAGCAGCATGTGACTGCCGAGGAAGCCGGTGGCGCCGGTCAGCAGGATCCGGCGGGGCGGCAGCGGCTCGGGCACGTCGGCGAACGGGAGTCGGTCGGCGAGGGCCAGATCAGCGAGGATCTGGTCGAGGTCCTCGCGGCGGGCCCTGGCATACCGGTCCTCGCCACTGCCGACACGGGGGCGGAGCGTCGGGGGGGTGCGCGGAGTCGGGATCGGAAGGGTGCGTGGGGCGAGAGCCGGAAGAGCGCCCGCTGCGGAGAGCGGCAGCGTGCCCGGGGCCGGAGCCGCAACAGCACCCGCGCCGGAAACGGGAAGCGTGCCAGAGGCCGGAACCCGGACAGCATCCGCAGCGGGAAGCGCCGGCGTGTCAGGGGCCGAGGCCGGAGCGGCGCGCGCAGCGGGAGGCGGCAACGTGCCGGGGGCCGGAACCGCGGCAGCACCCGCACCGGAGGTCGGCAGCGTATCGGCGGCCGGAACCGGCGGAGCGCCCTGGGCGGTGGGCGCCGGGGTGCCTGCGTGCACGGCCGGCGAGGCGGCCTCGCTCGGCGCTTCGGCCCCGGTCGTCTGCAGCCAGCGCCGGGCGAGACTGATCGGACGGGCGTCGGCGAACACCTCGTCCAGATCGAACTCGATGCCCAGCTCGCCCTCCAGCTCCGCGACGAGTTCCACGGCGTGCACGGACGTGCCCCCCGCGTCGAAGAAGTCGGCGTCGGGCGCCAGGTGTCCCGCGGGCAGGTAGCGGCCCGCCGCGGCGGCGATGGCCGTGGCCACGCCGTCCACGTCCCGGGGCGGGGCGGGGGCGGCACCGGAGTCCGCACCGGTGGCGGCCTGCATCACCCTGCCCAGCAGGTCGTCCACGCCGAGCCCGCCGCCACCGCGCTCGATCGCCTCGGCGGTCGCCCGCTGCCCGGATTCCTCGGTCATGTCACGCATGAAAGCCCTTCATGATGTACGCGTCTTTTCCCTTGCTTCCGACAAGGTCCTTGCTTACGAAGGTCCTTGCCTCCGAAGGTCCTTGGTTCCGACGAGGTCCCTTGTTGCTCTTGAGGAAGTCCTCACGTGCCGCTGCGGGACGTCCTCACTGCTGCTCCCAGGACCGGAACGCCCTGAGGTGGTCCGGTGTGACCACGGCCTCCTGGCGCTCGTCGTCCTGGTCGCCGCCGCCGAGCGCGGCCACCAGACGCCGCGCCGGTACGTTGCGCTCCGTGCGCTCCGCCGTCAGCCGGACCTTCGCGCAACCAAGTTCCTCGGCACGGTCGGCCAGCCACTGCAACAGGCGTTCCTCGACCCCTCGGCCGAGCGCCCGGCAGCTCATCAGCCAGCCCAGGACGTCGAGTTGGTCGCCGTCCGGGCGCAGGGCGAGCAGGCCGATCTGGCCGTAGTCGCCGAACCGGTCCCGGGCCGCCGCCGTCCACACCTCGCCCCGCTGCCGCCACCGGGCGACGTCGCCGCCGTCGGCCGACCGGGGGTGGAGCGTGAACTGGTTGGTGCGGCGGACGAGTTGTTCGGCCCGCTGCACGTCCGCCTCGGACAGCGCCCGGATGTCGACCTCCAGCCGCAGCTGCGCGAGGAACTCCTCGAACCCGGCGGTTTCGCGGACGGTCGCCCGCTCCCGCTCCTGTGCGTAGAACCGGGCCCGCAGCGCGTCCTCGGCGGTCGCCGCCGTGGGGACCAGCGGCCACAACCGGCCTACGAACTCCTCCAGTTCGTCCGCGGGTGGGCAGGTCACCGACAGCACCTGCGGCAGCGCGGCGCGCACCTTGGCGATCTCGGCGGGGTTGTCGTCCAGGAACAGGAAGCTGTCCAGGCCGAGGTTGAGCGTGCGCGCGGCCTCGGCCAGGCGGTCCGGCTTCGGTCCCCAGGCGGCCGACAGCACGCTGAAGTGCTCCGCCTTCAGCAGGCTGTGCGGGCGGTCCAGGACGGCGCGGACCGTGGCCTCGTCGTTGTTGCTGACGAGCGCCAGCAGCGCGCCCGCCTCGCGCCACTGCAGCAGCCTGCGCGCGAGCAGGGCGCGCGGGCCGGTCAGGTCGACGGCCTCGGGGCCGATCTCGCCGGCGACGCCGCCCCACAAGGTCTCGTCGCCGTCCACCGCGATCACCTTGGGCGCGGGGCGCAGTACCGCCCGTACGACCTCGGCGAGCCGCAGCGCCACGGCCGCCTGGAAGGGCGGGGTGAAGGGCAGGTGGGCCAGACGCTCGGTCCGCTCGTCGAAGGGTTCCCCGACGGAGTGGCGCCGGGTCCAGTCGTCGGGGCCGAGCACCGCGATGCCGGGCAGGCCGGCCAGGTCGGCGGCGACCTCGCGCTCCCACCGGCTCAGGCGGTCCTCCTGACGGGCGGCGGGCAGGAAGCCGACGATCAGCGGCTTGCGGGTGCGTTCGGACAGGGCCTTCAGCGCGGCCGGGTAGGCGGTGCGCAGCTCGGCGAGCAGCGCGTCGTCGACCGGGCCGAAGCGCTCCAGGTCCACGGCCCGCAGCAGCACCGCACCCACCGCCGTCGCGGGGTCGGTGAAGAGGCCCGAGGGGTCCTGGAGACTCGCGAGCACCTGGTGGTACGGCGCCTCGCTGATCGCCCATCCGCTCCCCTTCTCGGTTCCGTCCTCGACGGCCGTCTCGCACATCAGCGGGAGGTTGCCGAGGGCGAAGGTGGCGGCGAGGGCCAGCGACCGGCGAGGTGCGGGCGTCTCACCGGCGGGAGCCCGGGTAACGGCGGGAGCCCGGGTAACGGCGGGAGCCCGGGTAACGGCGGGAGCCCTGGTGCCGGCGCGCGTCGGCAGCGCCTGGTCGTCGTCGGCCGTCTCCCCGAGCAACCGCAGGAACTCCTCCCCCAGTTCGGCGGTGGCCGCGGCGTCCAGGATGTCCAGGTTGTGGTCGAGGCGGATGCGTGCCGCGTCCGGAGTCATGGTGATCATCAGGTCGAGGTCGGAGTAGCCGGTGCCGGCCGGCAGCACCTCCAGCCGGGTCAGGCGGCGCGAGGACCGTACGTAGTTGAAGTAGACCTCGACGAGCGGCGCGTTCTCCCGGTGCAGGCCCTGCCGGGCCAGGGTGGCCAAGACGTCGGAGAACATGGCGCCCTTCGCCAGGAGGCGCTGCAGGCGTGCGTCGGTGCGGCACAGCACCTCGGCGACCGGTTCGCCCGCGCGGGCCTCGGCCGGGAAGGGCACCGGCACGCCGAAGAAGCCCACCGCGTCGTGCGCGTCGGCGTGCATGCGGGTGTCCACGGGCACGGCGAGCACGAACCGCTCCCGTTCCCGCTTCCTGGCCAGCAGCACCGTCAGGATGCCGAGGCAGAAGGCGGCGGGAGTGACGGCCAGCCTGCTCGCGGCTGCCGCGATCCGTTCCACCAGCCCGTCGGGAATCGTCACGGTCACGCTGCCGGCCCGGTACGACCGGGTCGCCGGGCGCGGCCGGGCCAGCTCCAGGTCGAGCCGTTCGCTGCCGTGGAAGTGCTCGCGCCACTCGGCGCCCGCGCCCTCACCGCCCTGCTGGGACTCGATGAGCTGGGCGATGTCGCGGTTGGTGACGGCGGCGTCGAGCTGGGTGCCGGACAGTTCCGCGTCGATCTCCCCGGCCACGAGCAGCAGCGACTGCAGGTCGCCGACCGCGTGGTGGGCGCCGAACACCAGGATCTGGCCGTGTGCACCGCCGTCCACCAGCTCGAACCGCCACAGCGGTGTCGTCGCCAGGTCGAACGGCGGTTCCAGCAGGGTGCGCAGCCGCTCGGCGCCGTCGAGCGGGCCTTCGACGGCCGTCCAGCGCAGCACCGGCTCCGCCGGCTCCCGGTCCACGCGCAGCTGCCGGACGCCTTCGGCGCCGGTGACGATCGCGGTGCGCAGAGCCGCGTGCCGTGCGACGAGCCGGGTGAGGATGCCGGTGAGTGTCTCGCGGGTGGTCGGCGCGGTCAGCCGGACGGCGAGACCGATGCCGTGTGCCGCGTCCGGCATGCCGGGCCGGGCGCTGCGCAGCAGTCGTACGACGTCGCGCGTCGCGGGCCGCAGTTCGGTCTCCGGGACCTCTCCCGCGAGTTCGCCATGGCCGCCGGAGTCCTCCTGCGCCGCGGCCCCCCGCTCCGGAAGGCCCTCGGCCAGGGCGCGGGCGAGGCCGCGGGTGTCGGACGCCGCGAACACGTCCGCGGCCGGGATCTCCACGCCCAATTCGCGGACGAAGGCGTTGCGCAGCCGCACCAGCATCAGGGAGTCCAGGCCCAGTTCCTTCAGGGCCGTGGTCGCCGAGACGTCGACCACTCCCCCGGAGACCTCGCCGACCCGGGCCCGGACGTACGCCTCCAGCCAGGTGGCGCGGTCCTGGTCGGTCGTCGCGGCGAACACCTTCTTGACGAGGTCGTCCGAGGCGGCCGTGCCCGTCGGTGCGGTGACCAGGTCGCCCAGGATCGGGCGGGTGCGCACGGCGTCGGGGACGAGTGTGAGCATCTCCCAGTCCAGGGCCATCGGCGCGAGCTGGCGGCGGGCGGTGGCCAGGACCCGCTCGAACAGTTCGCCGCCCTCCTGCGGCGAGAAGGCGACCAGGCCCGAGCGGCTGGTCTCGGCGGCTCGGGTGCCGGACCCGGCGACCATGCCGACACCGGTCCAGGCACCCCAGTCCAGGCTCAGCGCACGGCGGTCGGCGCGGGAGAGGTGGTGTGCCCAGGCGTCGAGGAAGGCGTTCGCCGCCGAGTACGGGCTCTGCCCGGCCGACCCGAGGAGTCCGGCCGCGGAGGCGAACAGGACCAGGTTCTGGGCCTCCGGGATCAGCTCGGTGAGGAGGGCGGT
The genomic region above belongs to Streptomyces sp. CG1 and contains:
- a CDS encoding thioester reductase domain-containing protein; the protein is MTEESGQRATAEAIERGGGGLGVDDLLGRVMQAATGADSGAAPAPPRDVDGVATAIAAAAGRYLPAGHLAPDADFFDAGGTSVHAVELVAELEGELGIEFDLDEVFADARPISLARRWLQTTGAEAPSEAASPAVHAGTPAPTAQGAPPVPAADTLPTSGAGAAAVPAPGTLPPPAARAAPASAPDTPALPAADAVRVPASGTLPVSGAGAVAAPAPGTLPLSAAGALPALAPRTLPIPTPRTPPTLRPRVGSGEDRYARARREDLDQILADLALADRLPFADVPEPLPPRRILLTGATGFLGSHMLLDLLRHSDAHVSCLVRAADEEAAVARLGEALRSYRLPWSSEVRRRVTVLPGDIRRPRLGLSDELWHTLAHELDSVVGVAAAVDFLRGYQSLRASNVLGTLTLAELAATGRPKPLHHISSIAVFNEVGITSMGEDDPLAHADRLVSGYDQSKWAAEVALRRARDHGLVVTALRPGGIGGHTKTGAYNPQDLSSGLISAFGRFRTVPAFRHLNAAPVDWVSRVAVAAICEPDAWGYDYHLTGVPNTLDDVVRDMAFGGMHVRVQDWDGWRTDALARLEAEPVPELAFLSRVLQSPTALKLCEATLKGPAAGGARTAALVEALGLPPAARYDAQAQLRTFERLAQDGLARLPHKDDQPYLWFPETTEGSVGPVGAPADSPCSMALTLSIASMYQLVKERRVDVTGEVVCTAVHPEPLTVERGDLWIRPEEGIPQQHGLRHQLLRYRLRLRDADGGHWWLEGHKYARARRDLWRQTRALTVRIGREDEPASLAGEVVVPADSYVRDQIDGIKVDPRLTSQEKRAAKLTWLAWFGLEMSRGLLGPFARAAADLLDLRRTPTLTEHHR
- a CDS encoding alpha/beta hydrolase: MIFRTTTFRAGRPALPRIRTTAALRPLHHRLDPARVEEIPFRADDGVRLGLTRIDTGATDRPAVLLLHGHTASADMFLLPETRNLVDVLLDEGYEPWLLDWRGSCRLPYNETGQRYTYDDVALYDIPAAVSYVRERTGDRPLFVVAHCIGSLTLSLSMAAGLVPGLAGVVSQGVFLTPKLAGRTSLRMSLAGELLKHRIDHIPVDFRKVGLWSKYTPLFALASRKASCPDPTCQILHNSAWGTGASLFVHENLPEATHDRLADLLGPAPLWILPHLRRIELARSVVRWHDTDHRYRALPPNALDAAGRIDTPVLLLAGSENGLWLDSQRLCHDVLAHRQPQLDVSYTEIPGYGHLDTFLGRGAALDVFGHILDFLGGRH